The following nucleotide sequence is from Nomia melanderi isolate GNS246 chromosome 10, iyNomMela1, whole genome shotgun sequence.
AAAAACGAGGGGACGAGTGCTACCGAGCGCGTCGATCCCGCGCGGAAAAAGTTTCTTTTTCGAAACAAACATTTCCAATGAATCACGTGATTGCAAGGTTTTTGTCTCGCGTTGCGTTTTAACGGATTACTCGATCCGTCGTCCCGGCGACGCGACGTGCAATTGGACCCCGGGGCTCGCGACGCCGCCAAACATTGTTCATCGCGAAACAAGAGGATTCCTCTGAACGGAAAACACGGTATATGTGGCACGGTCTCGTTTGTCCCGCGATTAATTGTGTCACACTGGTTTCAGGGACCCGCGTGGTTTCGCGGTTAAATTTTACACCGAGGAGGGTATCTGGGACCTGGTTGGCAATAACACGCCCATCTTCTTCATTAAGGACCCGCTGTTCTTCCCCAGCTTCATTCACACGCAGAAGAGGAACCCTACTACTCATCTGAAGGTctgatttgaattatttctttatacatatttcgTAGTTTCATTTATTCCTTCATAACGCACTTATGCGAAGACTGAACAGACACCACGTTCTTGATTTGCCTTAACGTTTTGCGTCTCAGGTCGATAAAGacacttaacctgttaactgtggaatttaatttcagcagtctctgataatgctcgcaatgaaatcaaataatggagTGTATTCTCGTCtaaatgtacctataatatatgCTAACGAAAGactaaagtaaaacgaagaagagttacatgtttatctcgaaaaaataaataatttatcgttgcaagaattagtatcattttgattctaagatgacgtgtatactcctCGAGCGCAGTTAGCTAGTTAAGGCCGGGGCCTGCGCAATTGGCATTGAAATGCAGAGGaatacaatgaattttatactttatttgtaattttatacatgttagtttaataacattttccgatgaaaaaTAGTCGATTGATTGCAAATTACTTCAGTTattgagaaaaagaaatttatttgttggCTTTTGTTGTACTACTTGATTCTTACATTTGATAATTTTGGTTACAGCTACTGTTAACACATTACTAATCCTatgttcatgtaacattttagatatatatatataacacaaatccaaagtaaaattacaaaatcgaattccttattccttttcgtaagttagaaattccggcttgattgatgtttaaaaatatattagtataatTACCGACACTCGCGTTTTtactagctgaaatttagccggcgtacaatgtgtcAAATTTAATAGCAATCATACCGGgaatcggtcaaatgaccggatttaaagtTCTgcgtttttttttgttcatttaactttatatcaatttctatatggtctgattaatcagtttttcaagtttttgaaattttgtctGTTTTTGTTTCCACTGAAAAAAACGTATCATcaattacctttattttgtagccagttatttgattgAAATAAGTAATCATAGTTCAAATTCGTCGTTTCACAGCGTATCTTTAGAAGATAAAAGGAATTaacatagtaataattattacgcTGATAGAAAGCATTTGATTACATTGCTTAACCGATTAAAGGTCTTCGGTATTGTATCCTGTCAATTAAAAGTTATATCATTTGATCGGTTCTTTTTTATACACTTATctcaataaaatacatttcttttcatatcaTCTCGGGATAAAAATTGTGCTCTGAAATGTGTACTTTTAAATATGTTAGTTTCTAGATTCCAAAATACTAATTCTATTTATGAATTATGCAATATTATTTCTTGTATCTGAAGTTTTTAGAGTTTCCTGTTTTCATAGTCACGCTGCATTTATTCATGTTTTTTTAATGAGTTGGCTACAACTGACTGCTCAAAACAATTTGTCCacctgtttaaataaaaaacactTAGTAGCTATAAACTATAGTGGAAACGGCTCATTAGAGTGCTTAAGtggttgattttgattgatctgCGACCACTATTCGTTTCTTCGTAACAAAACCGTACAAAACCTTGAATGCATAACTTTCTAAAGTTATTCTAACGTAGAAATATAATGAACTTGTTCCTACCTGAACCGTTGTATTACTTTAAACTTTCATAAATGTCGTAACACGTCGATTAATTTTTTCGATAATTTTTTTGTGAACACTAATTTTTGCAAgctaattcattaaaatgaatattatcgaattataactaaaattcaaaattaattgataCTTTACTTGAAACTATGCTTTAAActttactttaaaatattattttaaacttttattacgttaaattcatatttattttgaacttgTGCCATTCGAAACAATCGTATCGATTTTCACAGGACGCGGACATGTTCTgggatttcatttctttaagaCCAGAGACGACACACCAGGTCATGTTCCTGTTTTCTGATCGCGGTATTCCAGACGGTCATCGTCACATGAACGGCTACGGTTCTCATACGTTCAAGCTGGTCAACGCCAACAACGAGATGGTCTACTGTAAATTCCACTACAAGGTATGCTGTTTGTTCGCTTGGTTTTTCTTTTACGATCTGGCGTTCTgttcttgattttttaatttggaACTTGTATCAACATAACATTGAGCATTACTGTCGGTACCTTATGTTTCCTGCAACTGTTTTCCACTCTCAATTGAAAACAATACGTGTTACAGAACTTTTTTCAACGGATTTCGCAAACTAGATGTCTGCTGTATCGCATGCTGGAATTAGATTTTCTCCTAAACGCTTACTTTTtaagataaattaataattattcgcaAAAATCGGTGCGTTTCAAGTGCCGTTTTGCCTTTCAGtattgtttaaacatgtttagatgtttataatgtcattaaaatttacatcattCTGCCCAGGAAGATCCATAGAATAACACTGCGtaaaaaatgttagaaaaatattcataattcagATCACAATCAACAAAtgttcaaagttgaaaaatttgagcttttctttaaaattgattttcttaaaaattgtgGGTGTTGAAGGAGAACAGATTGTATATTCGAATTCAGcataagaaatactattaagatcacCCATTAAAGTTTTTGTACCAAACGAAAAGTTCAATTTTGTAGGTCATACGTCACACATAAACGATATTTATGTATAATGCTTTGTTTGGTTTATTCGATAtgttttaaaaatgtacaaattatacaaataacatATCACgtaaaacaattgcaagaaaggcACGGTCTACACTAAGGGTATTTGTTCAAATTTCAAAGATTTTCGTATCTAAGCTAGTCTTTTTAAGTTGATCACATTGATTCGACAAAAACAACTAAATCGATCCAACGCTATGGATCAGGGGCTAGCCCCATCTTTTTCTTCATTGTTCAGCGAGCGCATTCAGTTATTATTTACTGCTGGTTACATGCATTTTTTGCatgtattttaacacattgttgactggtcacgagttaactcgtttttgcacttgcattaacGAAATCaatgtttgaaacgcagggcaatataaaatattgcaaaagaaaaatattcgaagttatataaaaggtaTGTgtaaagtttaatttcaattcattatgtataaataaagtatattgaagtttatttagattgtctcactttcatatttaattttggaATAATAATCAGTGACATAGGAtagcttctgtgtaaaattgTCGGCCAACAATGTGTCAACGTTTCGAATTGTATTTCAAATCTTATTGTagttgcgaacgtgttaaaaagcaaggggttaacgatggCATTATTTTACAGACTGATCAAGGGATCAGGAACCTGCAGGTCGACAAGGCGGCGCAACTGGCTTCGTCCGATCCCGATTACTCTATAAGAGATCTCTACAATGCGATCGCTAGTGGCCGATGCCCGTCCTGGTCGTTCTACATTCAAGTTATGACTCCGAACCAGGCGAAATCCTTCAGATGGAATCCGTTCGACTTAACCAAGGTAACGATTAGATGATCGAGTTGCGATCCGTTAACGTCAGCCGGGAAACTGAATTCGCATACCGAAACGACAGCATTTAAATTTCATGCACATGCTACACGGAACcggtaaaaataaaaaggaacgaaCTAATACTTGATGGCCGACTTGATGAATTTTGCTTGCGGGTGCGTTCAGTTATCGGGAAAACCGTAATTAAGAATTTCTTGTTTCGCTCGCGGGCAACGAGTCCAGCTCTAGTTCGAATATGGGGtcttaatttgaatttgaaatgaatattccaTCGTGTCGGCGAATATTTGTAACGCGGCCGGCTGGTCGCGCGATTAATGTTTGTGAAATCTCTTGGTGAGCTTTAACTTCGCCTTTAACTTTCCTCGGCTTGATAAAGTTGAGGCAGAAAGAAAGATTTGTCATTCATGCATTCATGAAAGAATTTGCCACGCGTTGCATACTAATGATCAATTTATTTTTGCCACGAAGAATGGCTCGATGCGGGGTGAAGTTCGACATTTGATTTAACTCTTGCACGGCGGATGATGATTTTAAGCTGTAACAGAATTTTACATTGTACGTGGAGTTTAGAGAGGTTCTACCTTCAATTTTATGCgtaatgttaattatatatattactattatgtGTACACATAATCagtcttttaaataattaaactcttaaatgtaaattattaaactttggCGGGACGGATCGTGTATATACcttgaatataatttctttcgtgGCGGGAACTTTATTTAACTGGTTCACTTTTGCACAAAGTTTCCGGGTTCAGGAGTGATAACCATTATCGTTCTTTTCATTCGTAACAGAGATAGATGTTTTTAACCagagttattaattattcaacagTATTCGTTTTACTTCGTCATTTTTTTTGCTATCATCAGTCATTTAGTATAATTATATTCTACTcgttttattctaatttattagttttgacACATGCCAATATCTTTTCAGAAGAAACGGATAGATTGTTGTATTTAAGTCgattaaattatcattttagtaagatattaacacgttgaccacactggtcaccgatgacaggagcatccaaattacttgaaaacaattgcaagaaggaaactgatgtatcaaaatatttacttacattgagaattaattttaataccgTTTGCGTTTGTGATcatacgataagtaatgttacATGAAACATTAAATTCTCGTGgtggtcaatgtgttaactaaatatttataaatgtagaaactatatgaattataatttgaatttctattttcattgaaatggtaatttaattttcgaacGGAATGGCGTCAGTGTTGAATGATTAAAGGAATTCCCGGTTCTAAATTGAACAGGTATGGCCGCACAAGGAATTCCCGCTCATCCCTGTTGGTAAGCTGGTGTTGGACCGAAATCCTGAAAATTACTTCGCTGACGTGGAGCAAATGGCCTTCGATCCAGCTCACATGGTACCCGGTATTGAACCGAGCCCTGACAAAATGCTACAGGGCCGTCTATTCGCTTACGGCGACACTCACAGGCATCGCCTTGGTCCGAATCATCTCCAATTGCCAGTGAACTGTCCATACAAAGTAATTTCTCaacttttgtttctttgtttcccATTTGTAACGTGTTCAGTTTTACGAAAATCGAATTTTTACTCTATGAAACTTAAAAGATTAACGGGTTTCAACTCTCTGAGCCTTTACATCCATTTTCTAATTAGTTTGGTGACTTTTACTGTTTACATAAACGACAGAATAGGTAATGATAGTTTcttataacactaaaactactgagcagttacattgacttgttgacatttctctatagaaactccaagagtgcatctattgagactttaattgattcacaatttagtttgcgtattgctaaattacttttttcataatttctcagaaacacatttgttatctttttaagaAATGCAATAAGGTGAAATCAAGCATGAGTCGTTTTGACCCAttggtacttttagtgttaaagttttATACCTATTTTTAGCAAATCAGAAAATTACAAATcatcaaaatatacaaatattatacatgtattaggcttaaatataaatatacggaacatatagataaatagatagatgtTGCTTCGTTTGTTCAAATTCCAACTCTGATAAATAatctttgataaataataataattcatttttcaagcCACATGTACAAAGGACatgtacaaatatttccaaaattgtATCCTATTGAATAAATAGTTCATTATTCATTACATTATTACATACATTCTCCAATAACAAAGAATCTGTTTCGACAAACAAGTATTATTAGCTCTCATCTAAATAGTTAGCTATACAATAAACATAAAACTCctcatgaaaaataaaaattatctaaaaatCTTCTTCTGTCTTTTATGATCTCATTCAGCTATCCCTGCTCCTAAGAGAATTAATTAACCTTGGCGTTTTCTAGGCGATCGCGGCGATGAACTACCAACGCGACGGGCTGATGGCTCTGTACAACCAGGGCGGTGCACCGAATTACTACCCTAACAGCTTCAGCGGACCGAAAGAGTGTCCGGCAGTTCGTTCGCCGCCGTTCTACGTGAGCGGCGACGTAGACCGCTACGAGCCGGAGAACGAGGACGATTTCGGTCAGGTGACCACCTTCTGGAGAGAAGTTTTGGACGCGGACGCGAAGAATAGGTTGGTGAACAACATCGTATCCAACCTCCGCAACGCGTCCACGTTCATCGCCGAGAGAGCGGTGAAGAATTTCTCCGAAGTGGACGTGGAGCTCGGCAGAAGGTTAACCGAAGGTCTTCGCAAAGCTGGAGTGAGGATCAACGTATTCGGCAAGACCGCAAGCTTGTGAAGAGTAGGGTTATTCGGATTATTTCCTTTTTGTATTGTATCGTCGATAGATTTCTCACGTCTTGGAATTATCGCTGTCTCGTTTGACGAGCCAGCTTGCATACACCatgtaattttgttaatatatttcaCATGAATAAATGGAATCATTATTTTCGTTAGTTGGCCGTTTCATTGTTTGTAGATTTTAGTTTAGTTTTTTAAGTTCTGATTATCTGGTGTGAAAAAGAGCATCATATGTTCCCTTGATTGTATACTTTCGAAATGGATGCTTTACGTAGGGTATATTGTGTGATATTCTTTCGTGTCGCTAATGAGTGGTTTTGAAGTTTTAagagaattctataaaatattttgtaagtatGTAATGTTTGAGAAAGTTTTTTATAGACTCTTTTATCGAAATTCTGTTAGGCGAAAGATATAATGGAAAGTATGTGTTAACACTGTTCGACGTGATTCTTCAAAGACCTTCAAAGTTCCACAAAATCGAAGCaatttatttaaccccttgttctacaatatcgtgttagactcgtggtgaagatttcaaatagaatttaccaaacatgaatattattcaatttgtgtgAATgcgaattacatattattcttttcttatcaatgattataccttagagcatacGTTGACATaaaataagactggaattttctcttattttcaataaattgttaataacaaagtagctaGATCAATTACAGTTCAGACAGAAATCatatagcaaggggttaatttgttTGCACTTCACAGATCCTAATTAAGTTTAATTCACACAATAAATAGATTATTCGTGTATAATTCTAAAGGGAAAACTGTGTCCTtcatatgtgtatgtataacTATTAATTAAGCTGTTAATTGTGATTATAGTATTCACATTCCACTGTTCTaaggattttaatattttggagGTATtgaatttatgtataatttcaaGTACTCGactaattttaaatagaattcattTGACTAATTatttgaagtaaatatttattcaaagggAAGAATTCAACGGTAAATAAACTTTTGTCACATATGAATATCTAATTTATCGAAATTGACTAATAAAAACCACGCAGACAAATTTACCACATTTCACGTTCTTCTGTTGCTCTTGTTGAATCTACTATTTCTTGAATGTTTTAACAAGTCCATGGAAATAACGGTTTTCGATTTCGACGCGTGAGTGCTGGCGCTCTTTTCACGGCCAACAAGAAGCACTGACTAAACGGAACACAACGAGGACTCGTTTCCCCTGTTGAACTTGTCGAACGGGAGAAAGACGGCCTGCGGTTGATGTCAGCAACCTTCCGGGTTATCTATCGGGAAAATCCATGTCTTGTCTACCGGTGAATCCCAGTCGCATTCAAATTCTATTTACAAACGAAGCGGAAAGGCGGGATTTCTCGTATTGTCTCAAGCATTATATGTAATCAAAGACTAATTGCTATTTTTATGATCGAAGTCTTGATTAACTTTCAAGAACCTGCAATTAGGTAATCCTGAATATCTTCTCATATTTCTAACCCTCTGTCctactttttattttacaattgtgcttgataaaactacttcatcgtttataattcagtagaaagggagagaaatttgatgcttattctgtgtttACCTTTACTTTAAAGGTTAAATACTggtaatagacaagtaatatttgatttatatgaaaaataaagaaataacgtttagatttgttgaattcggtagaaaattttcattgtgAATCTGACTCattattataggagaaggggttaagaaaGTTTCTAAATAAGTTTCACTGTACTGAGtcaaagtttatttatattttttccatttaactCGTCAtctttctgttcttttcttGTGCAccctatttatttatattatttattctttcattgcGACACAATCGCTatgttaaagaaaattgaagaaaagttTATTCAACTGTACACTTCATATTTTGCTTGGCATTTTTCTTTCACCATTCACTCTATTTACTTATTGATATTCTTTATTCTCGTGTCACAATACGTTCGTCGCATTGAAAAGGAACGAGATAACTTCTTAGCCAACCCAATGcagtattattcaattaaaacttcTCCGTCTATTTTAAGAAGCAACTTCTCTTACATTTAGTGAAATCAAGTTAACAATACAGAAATGTAGTTCCAGATACGACTAAATGCTTTATTTCCCTGACACCTTTATCCAAgaacaatttctttattttattcattgtcCATTATGCGTATCAACCATAAACAGATTGACAAAACTGTCAATCTCGAAATCTTATCATATCTCACTCTAAAATAGGTGAAATGAATTAAACATTCCAATTTTACgagtataaattaaaaaactaataaaactatctatctctgttgaaaataaaaaacatctgttattgtctttcatttatattccaaaattacaataatttactaAGCTTTCcggtttcatttaaaacaaaacaaaatgctAGATGAATATTGTGACGATATATTAGTCATCTTTAGCATTGATACATTTAATCTCGTAAAGTCATAACATTATACACAgtgtattcaaatattaatgtgCGTATGTTTACAATATGTCAACGTAAATTGATATCGTTATTCACAAGTTGCGTCAACGACGGAAAAACCGGTCTCAAAAGTATCGGGGAAGAACTCGAGTTTTTATCGTTTCCCGTTGTCTCCTGCGCCACAAAGAAAGATGGTTGCATACGTCAGGCTCTGGACTGTTTGCATTCCCTCGTATAGGCGAAATGTATTGTAAATATACTTGCTGTGGGATTTACCCAGACGACAAGATCCGAAGATGAATTTGTATATAAAGCGTTTAAGACATCCGTTCAGCATCAGTTCATCCCAGTTCATTCTCGAAGAAGAACGGAAACCACAACGAGAGCCAAGATGGTGAAAATCTACGTCCTCGCCGCTTTTCTTTTCTTAGCTATAGCCGCTGTCATGGCTGCACCTGCACCTGGTAAACCTAATTCTCTGTTTTACTCGTTTAATCcatttaagaataaatattggATCGAGTCATAAATAAAATCCGTTTTCAACGACAATTCATTCGTCGATAAAATATACTGCAATGAACTTTAATCAATAATGTATATTTACtgtcattattaataaatttttgccATTTTTGAGGCAACAGAAGTTCGTATAAAATGTAACTTGGCTGTTGTTGGTACAATTGTactctacttcaagtggaagttatttaatattattatattaaatgtggTAAATATGATTATACTTATAAGTTATGTTTTTCAATCTACAGTCTGTAAACATGTAAAAATTTGGTAGTGATCAACAATTTTCTCTTGACAATTTATACGTGTTTTACAATTAACCGATTATCTGATGTATTGATCGATCCTCGCATTTCGATTATTTCATGATTTTcgataatcaatttttaatgaattttacaaatgtcaataaattaatatatattttcaaccgAATGTTTTAGAAGAGTTCGAGCCCCTTGAATACGTCCACCCGGTCGAAGAGCGTGCTGATAGACAGAGAAGAGTGACCTGCGATCTCCTCTCAATCAAAGGAATCGCTGAGCACTCCGCTTGCGCTGCCAACTGTCTCAGCATGGGTAAAGCTGGTGGACGCTGCGAAAACGGAGTCTGCCTCTGCCGCAAGTACGTAATTTCTTAAACTTTGACCTGTTGATAATGCTGACgcttttaaatttttcattgaattgcttCGCGTTAATAAACAACAGGGAATCATTTTGTATCTCGCCTAGGTACAGCTTGATTAGTATCACGCCAGTATTGTActcagaaagaaataaaatttttaattgagaataacaataaattcatttgtacatgctatataaaactatattctaTTAGTATTTCGCTGTAACTTTGGTTTGttattattcttaaaataattttagaggTTCTAGTGTTaggaaatgtaattatttgaaaatcttttaatctttgaaaaatttctttttaatcaagaaatttttattatacggaTAGGGAATCATTTTCTCGAGGGATCTTGGATGATACGACGACTGGTATTagaaattcaaagaattatCGACATTGATCGTGCTCGCACTGAACGGCTTGCTTTTATGTCAATAAATTGCAGCGTATTATATCGTTCATCTCCTT
It contains:
- the Def1 gene encoding defensin 1; amino-acid sequence: MVKIYVLAAFLFLAIAAVMAAPAPEEFEPLEYVHPVEERADRQRRVTCDLLSIKGIAEHSACAANCLSMGKAGGRCENGVCLCRKTTFKELWDQRFG
- the Cat gene encoding catalase, whose product is MSRRCSGSVQVVRLVSFGRVLTRNAVSWRVYHTAGEDDKSQLSLRLISCCSQLGTHASVLHPRKLLATLALSLRRYCCKKQFDDDNMSASKRDPASEQLNDYKRNVKGESPTVLLTGNGAPIAEKKASLTVGPRGPVLLQDFVYLDEISHFNRERIPERVVHAKGAGAFGYFEVTHDITKYTKAKVFSRIGKRTPIAARFSSVGGESGSADTVRDPRGFAVKFYTEEGIWDLVGNNTPIFFIKDPLFFPSFIHTQKRNPTTHLKDADMFWDFISLRPETTHQVMFLFSDRGIPDGHRHMNGYGSHTFKLVNANNEMVYCKFHYKTDQGIRNLQVDKAAQLASSDPDYSIRDLYNAIASGRCPSWSFYIQVMTPNQAKSFRWNPFDLTKVWPHKEFPLIPVGKLVLDRNPENYFADVEQMAFDPAHMVPGIEPSPDKMLQGRLFAYGDTHRHRLGPNHLQLPVNCPYKAIAAMNYQRDGLMALYNQGGAPNYYPNSFSGPKECPAVRSPPFYVSGDVDRYEPENEDDFGQVTTFWREVLDADAKNRLVNNIVSNLRNASTFIAERAVKNFSEVDVELGRRLTEGLRKAGVRINVFGKTASL